Proteins encoded by one window of Halorubrum ruber:
- a CDS encoding glycosyltransferase family 4 protein, whose protein sequence is MKVSHYFEFEEHVTGGMAASVDHQRKMFDRAGIEYTTEPTLDADVLHLNLMGPRSVWYARRARKAGIPVVAHTHVTAEDFGDSFRFTNALARPLRPYLRRAYGLADRLVCPSEYNRDVIEGYTDAPTTVISNGVDRGKLDGFESLEGEYRERYDLDPPTVFMVGHVIKRKGLETFVETAHRTPDVDFAWFGHIDRSLKGRETKRLIDEAPSNCTFTGFVDDIRGAYAAGDVFCFPTHEENEGIALLEAMAAGKPLVVRDIETFSWLEDGEECLKVGSEGDGERTPGGADDARGDNVEGFVDAIDELRDPARRAELGAIAAERSREFSLDAIAGRYRSLYADLV, encoded by the coding sequence ATGAAGGTCAGCCACTACTTCGAGTTCGAGGAGCACGTCACCGGCGGGATGGCGGCCTCGGTCGACCACCAGCGAAAGATGTTCGACCGGGCCGGCATCGAGTACACCACCGAGCCGACGCTGGACGCCGACGTGCTTCACCTCAACCTGATGGGGCCGCGCTCGGTCTGGTACGCGCGCCGCGCCCGGAAGGCCGGAATACCCGTCGTCGCGCACACCCACGTCACCGCCGAGGACTTCGGCGACAGCTTCCGGTTCACGAACGCGCTCGCGCGGCCGCTCAGGCCGTACCTCCGGCGCGCCTACGGGCTCGCCGACCGGCTCGTCTGCCCCTCCGAGTACAACCGCGACGTGATCGAGGGGTACACCGACGCGCCGACCACGGTGATCTCGAACGGCGTCGACCGCGGGAAGCTCGACGGATTCGAATCGCTGGAAGGCGAGTACCGCGAGCGTTACGATCTGGACCCGCCGACAGTGTTCATGGTCGGCCACGTCATCAAGCGGAAGGGGTTGGAGACGTTCGTCGAGACGGCCCACCGCACCCCCGACGTCGACTTCGCGTGGTTCGGCCACATCGACCGTTCCCTGAAGGGTCGCGAGACGAAGCGACTCATCGACGAGGCGCCGTCGAACTGCACGTTCACGGGGTTCGTCGACGACATCCGCGGCGCGTACGCCGCGGGCGACGTCTTCTGTTTCCCGACCCACGAGGAGAACGAGGGGATCGCGCTCTTGGAGGCGATGGCGGCCGGGAAACCCCTCGTCGTGCGCGACATCGAGACGTTCTCGTGGCTGGAAGACGGCGAGGAGTGCCTGAAGGTGGGTAGCGAGGGCGACGGGGAGAGAACGCCGGGCGGGGCCGACGACGCACGCGGCGACAACGTCGAGGGGTTCGTCGACGCGATCGACGAGCTCCGCGACCCCGCGCGGCGGGCGGAACTCGGCGCGATCGCCGCCGAACGCAGTCGGGAGTTCTCGCTCGACGCGATCGCCGGTCGGTACCGCTCGTTGTACGCGGATCTGGTGTAG
- a CDS encoding lysylphosphatidylglycerol synthase transmembrane domain-containing protein codes for MEGPQRRALILGSAGAVLLFAVLFVAVGVDRVVDALAAADPALVAVTAVLGLCWLAAWSLMLRTVLGALDVELSVRTAFLVYSGAAFANNVTPFGQAGGEPVAAALISKVGEARYETGLVGIASVDVLNVVPSVSLVFLGVGSYAATTAVGDRVGFAVASAVALIAAIVSAIAFVWRYRVAVVDRVPGAVGPFLGRFDRFDAETIEAGLADRLGNFFADIERVGTDRPRLLGIVALSLLGWLFQAAALTAAFAAVGHPISPLIPVFVVPLSYVAGATPLPGGLGGIEAALVGLLVPTTGVAASAITAAVLVFRGAVYWLPMVIGGASASALGVKAFE; via the coding sequence ATGGAAGGCCCACAACGGCGCGCGCTGATCCTCGGGTCGGCCGGCGCCGTCCTCCTCTTCGCGGTGCTGTTCGTCGCCGTCGGGGTCGACCGCGTCGTCGACGCGCTCGCCGCCGCGGACCCGGCCCTCGTCGCCGTGACCGCCGTCCTCGGGCTCTGTTGGCTCGCGGCGTGGAGCCTCATGCTCCGCACCGTGCTGGGCGCGCTCGACGTGGAGCTGTCGGTCCGGACCGCCTTTTTGGTCTACAGCGGCGCCGCCTTCGCGAACAACGTCACCCCGTTCGGGCAGGCGGGCGGCGAGCCGGTCGCCGCGGCGCTCATCTCGAAGGTCGGCGAGGCCAGATACGAGACTGGCCTCGTCGGCATCGCGAGCGTCGACGTGCTCAACGTCGTCCCCTCGGTGTCGCTCGTCTTCCTCGGCGTGGGGTCGTACGCGGCCACCACCGCGGTCGGCGACCGCGTCGGCTTCGCCGTCGCGAGCGCGGTCGCGCTGATCGCCGCCATCGTCTCGGCGATCGCGTTCGTCTGGCGCTACCGCGTTGCGGTCGTCGACCGCGTCCCGGGCGCGGTCGGGCCGTTCCTCGGCCGGTTCGACCGGTTCGACGCGGAGACGATCGAGGCCGGCCTCGCGGACCGCTTGGGGAACTTCTTCGCCGACATCGAGCGCGTCGGCACCGACCGCCCGCGGCTCCTCGGGATCGTCGCGCTCTCGCTCCTCGGCTGGCTCTTCCAGGCCGCCGCGCTCACGGCCGCCTTCGCCGCTGTCGGCCACCCGATCTCGCCGCTGATCCCGGTCTTCGTCGTCCCGCTGTCGTACGTCGCGGGCGCGACGCCGCTCCCCGGCGGCCTCGGCGGCATCGAGGCCGCGCTCGTCGGCCTGCTCGTCCCCACGACCGGGGTCGCCGCGTCCGCGATCACCGCCGCAGTCTTAGTCTTCCGCGGCGCGGTCTACTGGCTCCCGATGGTGATCGGCGGCGCGTCGGCCTCCGCGCTGGGCGTGAAGGCGTTCGAGTAG
- a CDS encoding DUF2070 family protein, whose amino-acid sequence MGADNVDAFQRFIFSVPRLRVQAAALVLLSAVYGIATVAGFWLFTPFSPDPSRIVPVAVLIFLIPFVVAAELFPRVLDGYPRPWSYFLALTSQFVLFVYALVLSGANNVGNAWSIIWLSFITLYLVNILVLVVSTGIDRSDRILLVSLVEPGLLIAAFYALGGSDLGFSTYRHVFAFASLLIAAGFLVLVLLVVDYLIKSNTDVSAFELTSGLLRNDRESLDLGVEARPSVETFAVDNGSRLTVAAPWVHPGPLGGFGGGQLSGNLIDALNGGRGDGSGRDPSGAAAAAADGDAEAAATDGGTGAASNGDAGFFFHVPCTHKEDLSNPADAERILDAVAEPDGTERASRLVTESYGEREGYADVRFHGRRIGDQEVIVLHGEGIDDYDTGVFMRDVDHDEVLLIDQHRHDIQQGPDVEIQYGSAEADRLKRAFDEFRDRLADTELADDYAAGFSVTRTGQDALAMVESVGDQEVLWIGVDTNGLTPDVRATADAYREEFDAVIPFSTDTHASIHELANMRESDTDAIERAVDRAVDDVAPATVGFESRRTEPVKLLKNDYNGLVFSVNILIRLTLISLVTLYVLLVLWLFF is encoded by the coding sequence ATGGGCGCGGACAACGTCGACGCGTTCCAGCGGTTCATCTTCTCGGTTCCGCGGCTCCGGGTACAGGCTGCCGCGCTCGTCCTCCTCAGCGCCGTGTACGGAATCGCGACCGTCGCGGGGTTCTGGCTGTTCACGCCCTTCTCGCCGGACCCGTCTCGGATCGTGCCCGTCGCGGTCCTCATCTTCCTGATCCCGTTCGTCGTCGCCGCGGAGCTGTTCCCCCGCGTCCTCGACGGCTACCCGCGGCCGTGGAGCTACTTCCTCGCGCTCACCTCGCAGTTCGTCCTGTTCGTGTACGCGCTGGTGCTCTCCGGCGCGAACAACGTCGGGAACGCCTGGAGCATCATCTGGCTGAGCTTCATCACGCTGTACCTGGTCAACATCCTAGTGCTCGTCGTCTCGACGGGCATCGACCGCTCAGACCGGATCCTGCTCGTCTCGCTGGTCGAACCGGGACTGCTCATCGCGGCGTTCTACGCGCTGGGCGGCAGCGACCTCGGCTTCTCGACGTACCGCCACGTGTTCGCGTTCGCGTCGCTGCTCATCGCGGCCGGCTTCCTCGTCTTAGTCCTCCTCGTCGTCGACTACCTGATCAAGAGCAACACCGATGTCTCGGCGTTCGAGCTCACCTCCGGGCTCCTCCGGAACGACCGGGAGTCCCTCGACCTCGGCGTCGAGGCCCGCCCGTCCGTCGAGACGTTCGCCGTCGACAACGGCAGCCGCCTCACGGTCGCGGCCCCGTGGGTTCATCCCGGCCCGCTCGGCGGGTTCGGCGGCGGTCAGCTGAGCGGGAACCTGATCGACGCGCTGAACGGGGGTCGAGGGGACGGCTCGGGGCGCGATCCATCCGGGGCCGCGGCCGCCGCCGCCGACGGCGATGCCGAGGCCGCTGCGACCGACGGCGGGACCGGCGCGGCCTCGAACGGCGACGCCGGCTTCTTTTTCCACGTCCCGTGTACGCACAAGGAGGACCTCTCGAACCCGGCGGACGCGGAACGGATCCTCGACGCGGTCGCGGAGCCGGACGGGACCGAGCGCGCGTCGCGGCTCGTCACGGAGTCCTACGGCGAACGCGAGGGGTACGCGGACGTCCGGTTCCACGGCCGTCGGATCGGCGATCAGGAGGTGATCGTCCTCCACGGCGAGGGGATCGACGACTACGACACCGGCGTGTTCATGCGCGACGTCGACCACGACGAGGTGCTGCTGATCGACCAGCACAGACACGACATCCAGCAGGGGCCGGACGTCGAGATCCAGTACGGCTCCGCCGAGGCGGACCGCCTGAAGCGCGCGTTCGACGAATTCCGCGATCGGCTCGCCGACACCGAGCTCGCGGACGACTACGCCGCCGGCTTCTCTGTGACGCGGACCGGCCAAGACGCGCTGGCGATGGTCGAGTCCGTCGGCGACCAGGAGGTGCTCTGGATCGGCGTCGACACGAACGGGCTCACCCCGGACGTGCGGGCGACCGCGGACGCGTACCGCGAGGAGTTCGACGCGGTGATCCCCTTCTCGACGGACACCCACGCGTCGATCCACGAACTGGCGAACATGCGGGAATCCGACACCGACGCCATCGAGCGCGCGGTCGACCGCGCCGTCGACGACGTGGCGCCCGCGACGGTCGGGTTCGAGAGCCGGCGGACGGAGCCGGTGAAGCTCCTGAAGAACGACTACAACGGGCTGGTGTTCAGCGTCAACATCCTCATCCGGCTGACGCTCATCTCGCTGGTGACGCTGTACGTGCTGCTCGTGTTGTGGCTGTTCTTCTAA
- a CDS encoding glycosyltransferase: protein MNIGFFTDSYFPGIDGVTYTIQAWRDRLESRGHDVYVVYPESSHEPDEREIPVPSLPNPFYRQYRIPTYRRLSTLPDLDVVHCHGPASTGLMGLRYAKRYGATSVYTHHTPVEDYFVQGLKSERLAALAGRAYVAYENRFLNAFDCVTASTSRIRRDVEPYRLPVGIEMDRFRPREGARVAALATDGGPTAADAPVVGYSGRMTHKKNVDETLRLAERLPEVRFELVGEGPVRAELEADAPANVRFHDFLPRDDLPDFYAAIDVFVTASTCDTLGLSTLEANACGTPVAAADVAPFDETIGPENGARFALGDLDDMERAVRDCLDGDRDTRAAVQQFSVEQTIDELESIYGVAA, encoded by the coding sequence ATGAACATCGGCTTCTTCACCGACAGCTACTTCCCCGGCATCGACGGCGTCACCTACACCATTCAGGCGTGGCGCGACCGCCTCGAGTCCCGGGGCCACGACGTGTACGTCGTGTATCCGGAGAGCAGCCACGAGCCCGACGAACGCGAGATACCGGTCCCCTCGCTGCCGAACCCCTTCTACCGACAGTACCGGATCCCGACCTACCGCCGCCTGTCGACGCTCCCCGATCTCGACGTGGTCCACTGTCACGGCCCGGCGTCGACCGGCCTGATGGGACTTCGGTACGCGAAGCGGTACGGTGCGACCTCGGTGTACACCCACCACACCCCCGTCGAGGACTACTTCGTTCAGGGGCTCAAGTCGGAGCGGCTCGCCGCGCTCGCCGGGCGGGCGTACGTGGCCTACGAGAACCGATTTTTGAACGCGTTCGACTGCGTCACGGCCTCGACCTCGCGGATCCGCCGCGACGTGGAGCCGTACCGACTCCCGGTCGGGATCGAGATGGACCGGTTCCGGCCGCGCGAGGGCGCCCGGGTGGCCGCGCTCGCGACCGACGGCGGCCCGACCGCGGCCGACGCGCCAGTAGTCGGGTACAGCGGCCGGATGACCCACAAGAAGAACGTCGACGAGACGCTCCGGCTCGCCGAGCGGCTGCCCGAGGTCCGGTTCGAACTCGTCGGCGAGGGGCCCGTCCGCGCGGAGCTTGAGGCGGACGCGCCCGCGAACGTCCGGTTCCACGACTTCCTCCCCCGCGACGACCTCCCCGACTTCTACGCCGCGATCGACGTCTTCGTCACGGCCTCGACCTGCGACACGCTCGGCCTCTCGACGCTGGAGGCGAACGCCTGCGGCACCCCGGTGGCGGCCGCGGACGTCGCGCCGTTCGACGAGACGATCGGTCCCGAGAACGGGGCCCGCTTCGCGCTCGGCGACCTCGACGACATGGAGCGCGCGGTCCGCGACTGCCTCGACGGCGACAGGGACACCCGCGCGGCAGTCCAGCAGTTCTCGGTGGAACAGACGATAGACGAGCTCGAATCGATATACGGGGTGGCCGCGTAG
- a CDS encoding NAD(P)H-hydrate dehydratase: MITTDRMAAVDANAAALGVPRKQLMESSGNAVAREVRAAADPGATVALVCGRGNNGGDALVAARFLDGYDVAVHLLGRRETIRTDIARENWTALESAEIQSETVTDSREFGLGGPDGDDPDVVVDAMLGSGIAGGLREPERTAAEAINASDATVIAVDVPSGIDADTGDPTGGAEAIAVNADRVVTFHDEKPGLAALDAEVTVADIGIPAAAERFTGPGDLLGLDRDPDSHKGDNGEVLVVGGGPYTGAPTLSALAALRAGADLVRVACPESVASAVQGFSPNLIVRGLPGDRVGPAHAERVASLAADNDIVVLGPGLGDGDGTREFVREFLTAYEGRAVVDADALRVVPDVDTDADLICTPHQGELVGMGGETAGDPAERAELVREFAAEVGHTLLVKGAVDVIADGDDVRLNRTGNPGMTVGGTGDVLAGTVGALAAVTEPFHAAAVGAYVVGRAGDAAAEANGAGLVATDLPDRLPEAMRNE; the protein is encoded by the coding sequence ATGATCACGACCGACCGGATGGCGGCCGTCGACGCCAACGCGGCCGCGCTCGGGGTGCCCCGCAAACAGCTGATGGAGTCGTCCGGCAACGCGGTCGCCCGCGAGGTGCGAGCCGCTGCGGATCCCGGCGCGACCGTCGCCTTGGTCTGCGGCCGCGGGAACAACGGCGGCGACGCGCTCGTCGCGGCGCGGTTCCTCGACGGGTACGACGTCGCGGTTCACCTGCTCGGCCGCCGTGAGACGATCCGGACCGACATCGCGCGAGAGAACTGGACGGCGCTCGAAAGCGCCGAAATCCAGAGCGAGACCGTCACGGACTCGCGCGAGTTCGGTTTAGGCGGGCCCGACGGCGACGATCCGGACGTCGTCGTCGACGCCATGCTCGGCTCCGGAATCGCGGGCGGACTCCGCGAACCGGAGCGGACGGCGGCCGAGGCGATCAACGCGAGCGACGCGACGGTGATCGCGGTCGACGTCCCCTCGGGGATCGACGCCGACACGGGGGACCCGACTGGCGGCGCGGAGGCTATCGCGGTCAACGCCGACCGCGTGGTGACGTTCCACGACGAGAAGCCGGGACTGGCCGCGCTCGACGCCGAGGTGACGGTCGCCGACATCGGGATCCCGGCCGCCGCGGAGCGGTTCACCGGCCCCGGCGACCTGCTCGGACTCGACCGCGACCCGGACTCGCACAAGGGAGACAACGGCGAGGTGCTGGTGGTCGGCGGGGGGCCCTACACCGGGGCGCCGACGCTGTCCGCGCTCGCCGCGCTCCGCGCCGGGGCCGACCTCGTCCGCGTGGCGTGCCCGGAGTCCGTCGCGAGCGCGGTCCAGGGATTCTCGCCGAACCTCATCGTCCGCGGGCTGCCCGGCGACCGCGTCGGGCCCGCCCACGCCGAGCGGGTCGCGTCGCTCGCGGCCGACAACGACATCGTCGTCCTCGGGCCCGGTCTGGGCGACGGCGACGGGACGCGCGAGTTCGTCCGCGAGTTCCTGACGGCCTACGAGGGGCGCGCGGTCGTCGACGCGGACGCGCTCCGGGTCGTCCCCGACGTCGACACGGACGCCGACCTGATCTGTACGCCGCATCAGGGCGAGCTCGTCGGGATGGGTGGCGAGACGGCGGGCGACCCAGCCGAGCGCGCCGAGCTGGTCCGCGAGTTCGCTGCCGAGGTGGGCCACACGCTGCTCGTGAAGGGCGCGGTTGATGTGATCGCCGACGGCGACGACGTGCGGCTGAACCGCACCGGCAACCCCGGGATGACCGTCGGCGGGACGGGGGACGTGTTGGCGGGGACGGTCGGCGCGCTGGCGGCCGTGACAGAGCCGTTTCACGCGGCCGCGGTCGGCGCCTACGTCGTCGGGCGAGCGGGAGATGCCGCCGCGGAAGCGAACGGCGCCGGCTTAGTGGCGACGGACTTACCCGACCGGCTGCCGGAGGCGATGCGTAATGAGTGA
- the moaC gene encoding cyclic pyranopterin monophosphate synthase MoaC, with product MVDVGAKPDSSRRAVARGEIRLTPETIDAVEADAVEKGDVLATARIGAVQAVKHTWETIPMCHQIPITNVDTEFAVGDDRIELTVAVETTGKTGCEMEALEGVTTGLNTVWDMVKAAEKDADGGYPDTRISDVEVVEKRKETVGE from the coding sequence ATGGTCGACGTCGGCGCGAAGCCTGACAGCAGTCGCCGCGCGGTCGCCCGCGGGGAGATCCGGTTGACCCCGGAGACGATCGACGCGGTCGAAGCCGACGCGGTCGAGAAGGGGGACGTGCTCGCGACCGCCCGGATCGGCGCGGTTCAGGCGGTCAAACACACTTGGGAGACGATCCCGATGTGCCACCAGATCCCGATCACGAACGTCGACACCGAGTTCGCGGTCGGCGACGACCGGATCGAGCTGACGGTCGCGGTCGAGACCACCGGGAAGACGGGCTGTGAGATGGAGGCGCTGGAGGGCGTCACGACCGGCCTCAACACCGTCTGGGACATGGTGAAGGCCGCCGAGAAGGACGCGGACGGCGGATATCCCGACACGCGAATTTCGGACGTCGAGGTCGTCGAGAAGCGGAAGGAGACGGTCGGAGAGTAG
- a CDS encoding formate--tetrahydrofolate ligase: MAPTDSASDATGTPESDLTVAQATDPRPIEDVAADLGLSPAEVERRGEGVAKLTHAAVREAVGGAADATNGASAAGGPAERGETAGSDGTTVLVTGMSPTPKGEGKTVTTVGLGQGLAALGERTAVAVREPSLGPVFGIKGGAAGGGYSQVLPMEAINLHFTGDIHALTAAHNLLAAALDNHLHQGNDADVDARRVHWPRALDVNDRALRETVVGLGGTASGVPREDEFVITAASELMAVLGLASDLEDLKARIGRIVLAVDADGEPVTPDDLGVTGAAAALLRDAFRPNLVQTVEGVPAFVHGGPFANIAHGTNTLVADRVGSALADYLVTEAGFGADLGAEKFGNIVAREGMVPDVAVVVATVRGAKRHGLEMWPTDFDALAEPDPDAVRAGVDNVAKHVSIAESFGVPTVAAINVFGDDTEAELAALEEAIADRGIPVVRSTAYRDGGAGATDLAELVRERAGTGSFSPLYDVDAPIREKIETVAREVYGAADVEYVDGAADDVERVEGWGYGDLPVCLSKTPYSLSGDAARTGVPEGWTLTIREVTPSAGAGFVVAKTADVMTMPGLPAEPAAEDIDVDADGEVTGLF, encoded by the coding sequence ATGGCGCCAACAGATTCCGCGAGCGACGCGACCGGGACACCGGAGTCCGACCTCACCGTCGCGCAAGCGACCGATCCCCGCCCGATCGAGGACGTCGCGGCCGATCTGGGCCTCTCCCCCGCCGAAGTCGAGCGCCGCGGCGAGGGCGTCGCGAAGCTCACGCACGCGGCGGTGCGCGAGGCCGTCGGCGGCGCGGCGGACGCCACGAACGGGGCGAGCGCGGCCGGCGGACCGGCCGAGCGAGGGGAAACGGCCGGCTCCGACGGGACGACCGTCCTCGTGACCGGCATGTCGCCCACCCCGAAGGGGGAGGGGAAGACGGTCACGACCGTGGGGCTCGGTCAGGGGCTCGCCGCGCTGGGCGAGCGGACCGCGGTCGCCGTGCGCGAGCCGTCGCTCGGCCCCGTCTTCGGGATCAAGGGCGGCGCGGCCGGCGGGGGCTACTCGCAGGTGTTGCCGATGGAGGCGATCAACCTCCACTTCACCGGCGACATCCACGCGCTGACGGCGGCGCACAACCTCCTCGCGGCCGCGCTCGACAACCACCTCCATCAGGGGAACGACGCGGACGTCGACGCGCGGCGGGTCCACTGGCCGCGCGCGCTCGACGTTAACGACCGCGCGCTCCGCGAGACGGTCGTCGGCCTCGGCGGCACCGCGAGCGGCGTCCCCCGCGAGGACGAGTTCGTGATCACCGCCGCCTCGGAGCTGATGGCCGTCCTCGGGCTCGCGTCCGACTTAGAGGATTTGAAAGCGCGGATCGGTCGCATCGTCCTCGCCGTCGACGCTGACGGCGAGCCGGTGACGCCGGACGACTTGGGCGTGACCGGCGCCGCGGCCGCGCTGCTGCGCGACGCGTTCCGCCCGAACCTCGTCCAGACGGTCGAGGGCGTCCCCGCGTTCGTTCACGGCGGCCCGTTCGCGAACATCGCGCACGGGACGAACACGCTCGTCGCGGACCGGGTCGGGAGCGCGCTCGCCGACTACCTCGTCACCGAGGCGGGCTTCGGCGCCGACCTCGGCGCGGAGAAGTTCGGCAACATAGTCGCGCGAGAGGGGATGGTCCCCGACGTCGCGGTCGTGGTCGCCACCGTCCGCGGCGCGAAGCGGCACGGGCTGGAGATGTGGCCGACCGACTTCGACGCCCTCGCGGAGCCGGACCCAGACGCGGTTCGGGCCGGCGTCGACAACGTCGCGAAACACGTCTCGATCGCCGAGTCGTTCGGCGTCCCGACGGTCGCCGCGATCAACGTGTTCGGCGACGACACGGAGGCGGAACTGGCGGCGCTGGAGGAGGCGATCGCGGACCGCGGGATCCCCGTCGTGCGCTCGACCGCTTACCGCGACGGCGGCGCGGGCGCGACTGACTTAGCCGAACTCGTCCGCGAGCGCGCCGGGACGGGCTCGTTCTCGCCGCTGTACGACGTCGACGCGCCGATTCGAGAAAAGATCGAGACCGTCGCCCGAGAGGTGTACGGGGCCGCGGACGTCGAGTACGTCGACGGCGCGGCCGACGACGTCGAGCGCGTCGAGGGGTGGGGGTACGGCGACCTGCCCGTCTGCCTCTCGAAGACCCCGTACTCGCTGTCCGGCGACGCCGCGCGGACCGGGGTGCCGGAGGGATGGACGCTGACGATCCGCGAAGTGACCCCCTCGGCGGGCGCCGGCTTCGTCGTCGCGAAGACCGCCGACGTGATGACGATGCCGGGACTCCCCGCCGAGCCGGCCGCCGAGGACATCGACGTCGACGCCGACGGCGAGGTGACCGGCCTGTTCTGA
- a CDS encoding S26 family signal peptidase has translation MSSRRPDRTGLVAPAVAVLLIAVLLGSLVGTWPPFVAVESGSMAPGVERGDLVVVTATDRAPWGDLSTAADPDAPTRLGGTGDVVVYTVPGAGGRPVFHRLAFPVDAGEDWTERADPALLSGDCAELSTCPAPYDGYVTYGDANELYDQSAGIAPVVPDEWIAGKALFAVPNLGWVRVGIDAAAARYGGVATGVVLVGGAGLAGGVGALLLGRFQRKRRR, from the coding sequence GTGAGCAGCCGTCGCCCCGATCGCACCGGCCTCGTCGCGCCCGCGGTCGCGGTCCTCCTGATCGCGGTCCTGCTCGGGTCGCTCGTCGGGACGTGGCCGCCGTTCGTCGCTGTCGAGAGCGGCAGCATGGCGCCGGGCGTCGAGCGCGGCGATCTCGTCGTCGTCACGGCGACCGACCGGGCGCCGTGGGGCGACCTCTCGACCGCCGCCGACCCGGACGCGCCGACGCGCCTCGGCGGGACGGGGGACGTGGTCGTCTACACGGTTCCGGGCGCCGGGGGGAGACCGGTGTTCCACCGACTGGCGTTCCCCGTCGACGCCGGCGAGGACTGGACGGAGCGGGCCGACCCGGCGCTGCTTTCCGGCGACTGCGCGGAGCTTTCGACCTGTCCCGCGCCGTACGACGGGTACGTCACGTACGGCGACGCGAACGAGCTGTACGACCAGAGCGCGGGCATCGCGCCGGTCGTCCCCGACGAGTGGATCGCCGGCAAGGCGCTGTTCGCGGTGCCGAACCTCGGCTGGGTCCGGGTGGGGATCGACGCGGCGGCCGCGCGGTACGGCGGGGTCGCGACCGGCGTCGTCCTCGTGGGCGGCGCGGGACTCGCGGGGGGCGTCGGCGCGCTGCTTTTGGGGCGATTTCAGCGGAAGAGACGGCGATGA
- a CDS encoding NYN domain-containing protein → MDRGDGPESEPTADAEPNANAEPSADAEPNVDGEAGPEEEIGPGGVTDVDAGGVALFVDGPNVLREEFDVDLDDVRRAGEAEGPLVTTRLYLDEHATPGLIQAAEARGFEVVITSGDVDVKLAVDAARFAAEGRMDTLAIASRDTDFKPVVETANGYGIRTLAIAPGEFGRSDALRNAANGSVTLDGDTKSESVSDEDETTAETSSTQ, encoded by the coding sequence ATGGACCGAGGCGACGGGCCGGAGAGCGAGCCGACCGCCGACGCAGAGCCGAACGCGAACGCCGAGCCGAGCGCAGACGCCGAGCCGAACGTGGACGGCGAAGCCGGGCCGGAGGAGGAAATTGGGCCGGGCGGCGTCACGGACGTAGACGCCGGCGGCGTGGCGCTGTTCGTCGACGGCCCGAACGTGTTGCGCGAGGAGTTCGACGTCGACCTCGACGACGTGCGGCGGGCCGGCGAGGCGGAGGGCCCGCTGGTGACCACGCGGCTCTACCTCGACGAACACGCGACGCCGGGGCTGATCCAGGCCGCGGAGGCCCGCGGCTTCGAGGTCGTGATCACGAGCGGCGACGTGGACGTGAAGCTCGCGGTCGACGCCGCGCGGTTCGCGGCCGAAGGCCGGATGGACACCCTCGCGATCGCCTCCCGCGACACGGATTTCAAGCCGGTCGTCGAGACCGCGAACGGCTACGGGATCCGGACGCTCGCCATCGCGCCCGGCGAGTTCGGCCGCTCGGACGCGCTCCGGAACGCCGCGAACGGCTCCGTGACGCTCGACGGCGATACGAAGAGCGAGTCCGTGAGCGACGAGGACGAGACGACTGCCGAAACCTCTTCGACGCAGTAG